From the genome of Etheostoma spectabile isolate EspeVRDwgs_2016 chromosome 10, UIUC_Espe_1.0, whole genome shotgun sequence, one region includes:
- the zic3 gene encoding zinc finger protein ZIC 3 gives MTMLLDSGPQFASLGVGGFGTPRHHDIGNRDPGLGLNPFSDSSHSAAFKISPVSHDIASSQTSAFTPQATGYAAALGHTHGGQVGSYGGGAFNSTRDFLFRNRGVGESAAPGAQHGIFAASAGSLHGPPGIGDNPGHLLFPGLHDQGVSHTSPSGHVVNSQMHLGLRGDIFGRPDPYRPVASPRTDPYGAQLHNYGHTINMNMGMNVPTHHGPGAFFRYMRQPIKQELSCKWIDENQMNRPKKTCDRTFSTMHEMVTHVSMEHVGGPEQSNHICFWEDCPREGKSFKAKYKLVNHIRVHTGEKPFPCPFPGCGKIFARSENLKIHKRTHTGEKPFKCEFDGCDRRFANSSDRKKHMHVHTSDKPYICKVCDKSYTHPSSLRKHMKVHESQGSESSPAASSGYESSTPPVLVSNSTEDPTKTPPLAVQNTSGHSEGLAPNFNEWYV, from the exons ATGACTATGCTTCTTGATAGCGGTCCGCAGTTTGCATCGTTAGGAGTGGGGGGTTTCGGGACACCACGGCACCACGATATCGGGAACAGAGACCCGGGTCTGGGACTGAATCCCTTCAGCGATTCCTCCCACTCTGCAGCTTTCAAAATCAGCCCCGTGTCTCACGATATCGCTTCCAGCCAGACATCAGCGTTCACTCCGCAAGCCACTGGATATGCAGCTGCCCTGGGACACACTCACGGCGGGCAGGTGGGCTCGTACGGTGGGGGAGCGTTCAATTCAACACGGGACTTTCTCTTCCGTAACCGGGGTGTTGGTGAGTCCGCAGCGCCTGGCGCCCAGCATGGGATCTTTGCAGCTTCGGCGGGGAGCCTCCACGGGCCGCCCGGGATCGGCGATAACCCCGGACATCTGTTGTTCCCAGGACTTCACGACCAGGGGGTGAGCCACACTTCACCGAGTGGACATGTAGTTAACAGCCAAATGCATCTTGGCTTACGCGGAGACATTTTCGGAAGACCTGATCCCTACCGTCCGGTCGCAAGCCCTAGGACGGACCCCTACGGGGCTCAGCTCCACAACTACGGCCACACCATCAACATGAACATGGGGATGAATGTGCCGACACACCACGGTCCAGGAGCCTTCTTTAGATACATGAGGCAACCGATTAAACAAGAATTATCCTGCAAATGGATAGACGAGAACCAGATGAACAGACCCAAAAAGACTTGTGACAGGACTTTCAGCACCATGCACGAGATGGTCACTCATGTGTCCATGGAGCACGTCGGCGGCCCCGAGCAGAGCAACCACATCTGCTTTTGGGAGGACTGCCCGAGAGAAGGGAAATCTTTTAAGGCCAAGTACAAACTCGTCAACCACATCCGTGTGCACACGGGCGAAAAACCATTCCCATGCCCGTTCCCCGGATGTGGGAAAATATTCGCCAGATCGGAAAATTTGAAAATCCACAAAAGAACACATACAG GTGAGAAGCCGTTTAAGTGTGAATTTGATGGCTGTGACAGACGCTTCGCCAACAGCAGCGACAGGAAAAAGcacatgcatgtgcacacatCAGACAAGCCATACATCTGCAAAGTGTGCGACAAGTCATACACACACCCCAGCTCTCTCAGGAAACACATGAAG GTACATGAGTCTCAAGGATCTGAATCGTCTCCAGCAGCAAGCTCTGGATACGAGTCGTCCACACCGCCAGTGCTGGTCTCAAACAGCACTGAAGACCCGACAAAAACACCGCCGTTAGCCGTACAAAACACGTCCGGCCACAGCGAAGGACTGGCACCCAACTTTAATGAATGGTACGTTTGA